A genomic stretch from uncultured Pseudodesulfovibrio sp. includes:
- the thiD gene encoding bifunctional hydroxymethylpyrimidine kinase/phosphomethylpyrimidine kinase yields MNRLPCILTIAGSDSGGGAGIQADLKTMSMLGGYGASVITALTAQNTKTVTGIHAPSAKFVAQQLATVLDDITVDAAKTGMLFSAAIIEAVAPILAAKNFPLVVDPVCVATSGAKLLKDDAVEAMVEHMFPLADVLTPNLPEAELFAGISIKSREDVFEAAKILMAMGPKSVLIKGGHADSFAVTDWLFTSGKEPIPLMQQRVKTECTHGTGCTLSAAIATGLGQGLDLVTAIVHAQEYLNLALRAGFRVGEGGGPPNHLAPWLKERARHDVMSHVDSFSRKLTAMEGVQQMFSRRPGNVAVALPYADNRNEVAGLSGGFFPMASGRIAVVGYPEFGASLRTASVLLAARRLRPELGCAVVLSGQPPILKVLENVGVKIAWLDQSRKPDYIHVEDGGLEEWGAFEILKEHVAPETVEGMGDPGCVGREPAVYVWASDTDALMSVLQKIAESISSVRDDE; encoded by the coding sequence GTGAACCGACTCCCATGCATTTTGACAATTGCAGGCTCTGATTCCGGTGGTGGTGCTGGTATCCAGGCTGATCTTAAGACCATGTCCATGCTTGGCGGGTATGGTGCGAGTGTTATTACTGCGCTAACAGCACAGAATACTAAAACAGTGACTGGCATTCACGCGCCTTCGGCCAAGTTTGTGGCCCAGCAGCTTGCAACTGTGCTAGATGATATCACTGTGGATGCCGCCAAGACCGGAATGCTCTTTTCTGCTGCTATTATTGAAGCTGTTGCCCCTATATTGGCTGCAAAAAATTTCCCCTTGGTGGTCGATCCGGTCTGTGTGGCAACTTCAGGCGCAAAGTTGTTGAAGGATGACGCTGTGGAGGCCATGGTCGAGCATATGTTCCCGTTGGCTGATGTGCTGACGCCGAATCTGCCCGAGGCCGAGTTGTTTGCCGGAATTTCGATCAAGAGTCGGGAAGATGTGTTTGAGGCCGCAAAAATACTTATGGCTATGGGCCCCAAGTCTGTTCTCATCAAGGGGGGCCATGCGGATTCCTTTGCAGTCACTGATTGGTTGTTCACGTCTGGCAAAGAGCCGATTCCACTTATGCAGCAACGGGTGAAAACCGAGTGCACACACGGGACAGGGTGTACCTTGTCGGCGGCTATTGCCACTGGTCTGGGGCAAGGTCTGGACTTGGTTACGGCTATAGTTCATGCTCAGGAATACTTGAATTTAGCACTGCGTGCGGGGTTCAGGGTCGGGGAGGGCGGTGGTCCGCCCAATCATTTAGCCCCGTGGCTGAAAGAACGTGCTCGACATGACGTTATGTCGCATGTGGATTCTTTTTCGCGTAAGTTGACAGCAATGGAAGGCGTTCAACAGATGTTCTCCCGAAGGCCGGGGAATGTGGCTGTGGCATTGCCGTATGCTGATAACCGAAATGAAGTAGCCGGGTTGTCCGGTGGTTTTTTTCCTATGGCAAGCGGCAGGATTGCTGTTGTTGGTTATCCTGAGTTCGGAGCATCTCTGCGGACAGCATCAGTCCTTTTGGCTGCTCGTCGGTTGCGCCCTGAATTGGGGTGTGCTGTCGTATTGAGTGGGCAACCACCCATTCTGAAGGTTCTTGAAAATGTCGGAGTGAAAATCGCTTGGTTGGATCAGAGCCGCAAGCCTGATTACATACATGTTGAAGATGGAGGATTGGAAGAGTGGGGAGCTTTCGAAATACTCAAGGAACATGTGGCTCCTGAGACTGTCGAAGGCATGGGAGACCCTGGTTGTGTAGGGCGTGAACCTGCGGTTTATGTATGGGCTTCGGATACCGATGCACTCATGTCGGTGTTGCAAAAAATTGCAGAATCCATATCGTCTGTTCGTGATGATGAGTAG